From one Callithrix jacchus isolate 240 chromosome 2, calJac240_pri, whole genome shotgun sequence genomic stretch:
- the MBLAC1 gene encoding metallo-beta-lactamase domain-containing protein 1 — protein sequence MRTEPLRGASPLLVPGDPYSVVVLLQGYAEPEGVDDAVRANGSVTLVLPQTWGPASSHGESPRGVGGAEAALEEAARGPILVDTGGPWAREALLGALAGQGVAPGDVTLVVGTHGHSDHIGNLGLFPGAALLVSHDFCLPGGRYLPHGLGEGRPLSLGPGLEVWATPGHGGQRDVSVVVAGTALGTVVVAGDVFERDGDEDSWQALSEDPAAQERTRKRVLVAADVVVPGHGPPFRVLREGSQPETEGEGNSQQEPVVGDEEPSLH from the coding sequence ATGCGGACCGAGCCGCTGCGCGGGGCGTCCCCTCTGCTGGTGCCCGGCGACCCCTACTCCGTGGTGGTTCTGCTGCAGGGCTACGCGGAGCCTGAGGGAGTGGACGACGCCGTGCGCGCCAACGGCTCCGTGACCCTTGTCCTGCCCCAGACCTGGGGTCCGGCATCCAGCCACGGAGAGTCCCCGCGCGGGGTGGGCGGCGCGGAGGCCGCCCTGGAGGAGGCGGCCCGTGGCCCCATCCTGGTGGACACCGGGGGCCCCTGGGCTCGGGAGGCGCTACTGGGGGCGCTGGCGGGGCAGGGCGTGGCCCCTGGAGACGTGACGCTGGTGGTGGGGACCCACGGGCACTCGGATCACATCGGGAATTTGGGGCTGTTCCCAGGCGCTGCTCTGCTGGTCTCGCACGACTTCTGTCTCCCCGGAGGCCGCTACCTGCCCCATGGGCTGGGTGAGGGGCGGCCCTTGAGCCTGGGCCCGGGGCTCGAGGTGTGGGCCACGCCGGGCCACGGGGGCCAGCGCGATGTGAGCGTTGTGGTGGCTGGCACGGCTCTGGGCACCGTAGTGGTGGCGGGCGATGTGTTTGAGCGAGATGGGGACGAGGATTCGTGGCAGGCGCTGAGTGAAGACCCCGCAGCCCAGGAGCGGACCCGGAAGAGGGTCCTGGTCGCTGCCGACGTGGTCGTACCTGGTCACGGGCCCCCCTTTCGAGTGCTCAGGGAAGGCTCGCAGCCCGAGACTGAGGGTGAAGGGAACAGCCAGCAGGAGCCAGTGGTCGGAGACGAGGAGCCCTCTCTGCACTGA